In Desulfobacter hydrogenophilus, the genomic stretch TAGCGAACTTAATATATACCACAATCCCCCCCCCCCCCTATTATCCCCCCAAAGGGGGGAGGAGGATGCCAAGGCATGGGGCGGTTCTTGCTGTTTACCGATGTGCCTGTTCTTTTTTCAAAAAATCCTATTGAACAAGTTCATTCTTTTCTCAGATTATGTAATGATACGTGGTGTTTTTAGATGTTATGGCGGTACTGTACGGAAAGAATTTAGAATAACCTGTCGATAACATAAAAAATCAGTTTACAACCCATACAGTACAATCGGCAGCCGATTGAACGACCTTTGTCGAAACCGAGCCAAACAAAAACTCTTCAGCTTTGGTCACTCCGCGCCTACCGATTACAACTGTATCGTAATTTCCTTCTTCCCTGATCCTTAAAATATCCATACCGATACTGCGTCCGGTAGTACATATATCCGTATCATGAAATGGAGATTTGCAACTAGCAAAATATTGATAAGTTACAACATCAGCGGAAACACCTTGTTTTATGAGTGTTTGTTTTGCCAATGACAGCTTTTCAGTCATCTCAATTTCATTCTTTTTACACTGACTGACCCAAGTTTCATCATCACGGTAAAGATCCTTATCCGGTAGCCTTTCGACATAAAGAATTAAAATTAGGGATATGGGGTAATTCTTCATTATATTACCTACATATTCAACCGCGTTGAAAGAATTTTCAGATCCATCAAATGCTACCAGAATTTTATTAAGAGTCATAATTTTACCTCCCTGTTGAATTGAATAGATTTGGCGTTATAAAGACCGAATTTCTTTTAAACTTTTATTCATATCAACCAGCATTTCATCTACCGACTCATAGAAAACCGAACTTGAAGATGATAGATGCATCAAGATATTATTTAATGAGTTTGGAATATAATTATATATTTTTTTCACATTAACGACACGGTTGCCTATAACTACAGAATAATCACCTGAATTCAGTGTATTGAGAATAGAACTTTCTGTTCCGAGTTCCAGCAACGTCTGCATAGTAAAATTTGCTTTACCAACAAGATAGACAAGAATGCTTCCTAATCCGAAGATATCCAGACCGAAGGGATTTTCGTAAAGTTCAAACGCATAATCAAAGTCGATCCATCGATATGCTCCGGTTTCACTTTCAACCCACAAGTGATCACGCCGGACATCACCATGTTTTTCATCGTGGCGGTGCAAAAAATTGATTGCTTCGCACGCACCAATAAACTTTTCAAGTATATCAGGAAAATATTCATAAAAATAAGTTTTATGATCGACCGGGATATCGTGCACGACAACGTCAAGCCGCTTTCCGCGAATGATATCCAAGACCCTGACATTATTTCCTGCTATGTCATCATTAGAATATCCCTGCATGAAACGCATATCCCCTTTAACAAGTTTCAGGATTCTATCTTCTTTACGAGGGCTTCTATAACACTTGATTTCGAACGGCCCAATATGCATTGGAAATGTTTCATAAAAGGCTAATTTTAAAATTTGAGTCCGACCGGATTCAAGATGCTTAACGCGCTTTACCCAATATTTCGGGTCAACCAAACCAAACCGGCGCTCCTGCTCATTTTTGAGTACAAGAAAATGTTCATTTCCAAGTTTAATGACATCACTGTAATCAATATTCATAAATTCAGTCGTATCAGTGAAGATTTTCCCGAAACGGGACATTGGGGAATCAGGCATATATTTATGGATAAGTTTTTTAACGTCACTAGTCATAGCTACTCCTAAGATTGTATATGAAGTAACAAACACCGTTTATAAACTCATTAAAAGGTTACCACAGCAGAGTTAAAAGTAAAATAGAAAGGCTAATTTATTTCAGCTCCCAGGATCAGCCTATTTTCAGGACCTTTGCTCCCCTTATCAAAAATAAAACAAAAAATACTTTCCCAGATCGTCGAAGTGCTCGGTGTCTTCAAATTCACAGCCAAAGCTGTATTCGGAAAAAGCTTTCCGGACCCTTATCGGCCTATGAATCTCGGAGCGGTTTGGATTGTCCAGGGTAAACTTGACCTCAGCCGTGTGATCCACTTTGATAAGGGCCTTTTCTTGGGTTTTAAATTGGATGCCGTTGCGGGAGAGGTCCGTGACCACTCCGGGGTAGTTCTTTTGGTTTTGGATGAGCACTCCTTTAAGGGTGACTTCCTTGCGAAATACCCGCCGTCTTTCTAATATCACGCTGGAAGTATGCCCGCACTTGCACTTGTATTTCAAGCGGACCCGGGCTTTGTGCATAATGAATTTGGCCACATCCTTAGTATAGGACTGTCCGCATGATTCACAGGCAAAGGTGGCCGTTAGTTCCTGGGTCACGAAGATCGTTGGTATTGTCATTCTTCCTAATTCCAATATATGGTATGCGGTTATGTTTTGAACTTATGGGGTTTTTATAAAGAAGGCACCTTGGTTTCATTTTTAAGATCAAAGTAAAATTTTATTGCAAGGGAGAGTGACGCCAGTTTTGATCGTATTGAATCCCCCCTTGACGTCAGGATCAGGGGCATATCACCACATAGAATAACTCCGGCAAGTGCTGCCCCAGACTGGGTCGTCAGGGTTTTCCATAAAATATTGCCCGAATCAATATCCGGCAGGATCAGCACATCGGCATTGCCCCGGATTCGGCCTGTGTAATGCTTTTCTTCGGCAATAGCAAAATCCATGGCCACATCCAAAGATAAGGGACCTTCCACAATGCAGTCGTCCCTGTCTGCAAAATGGGCAGCAATACGTTCTGCTTCCATGGAGCTGTCCACGCTGCGGTTTACGTTTTCAACGGCAGAGATTACGGCCACCTTGGGTACCTTGATATTCAGATTGTGCACCACTTTTAATGCATTTTCAAGGATCGCCATACGTTTTTGTTCGTCAGGGTACGTGTTTAACGCACCGTCTGAAAATGCCAGCAATTTATTTCGGGTGGGGATATCCACAATGGCGGTGTGGCTCATGACCTGGCCTTTTTGAAGTTGCCCACTGGATTTCAGGTATTTAAAAACTCCTCTGAGAAGATCTTCCGTATGGATACGCCCTTTCATAAGGATATCAACCTTGCCTTGGTCCAAAAGGCTGACAGCATCTTCTACGGGTGTTTCCGTATCAATGATGGTGTAGTTGTCATTGTCAATGACAAGGTCGTATTCATAGGCCATTTGGCTGATTTCCTGGAAATCACCAAGGAGCACAAATTTGGAGATGCGGAACCGGCCTTCTTCGTTGGCTCTTTTGGCCGCTTGGATTGCCTCTTCGTTGTCCGCGCCCACAATGGCGATGGTCGGCGCATAATTTTCTTCGACCGTCAGGTATGCCGCATCAATGATATCGTCCAAGGTGGTCAAAGGGGCGCCTTTTTTCTTGAACCTGATTTCGCGTTTGAATACGGGGGTGTCAATCAATACATCTTCATCATGCCTTTTCTTTGCCAGGGCATCCCGTTCAGTTTCGTAGTCCTTAAGTGTTTCAGGGGCATAATATCCCCGGATCTGTCCGGCAGCCAATGCTTCATGTTCAAAGTAACCGGGCAGGATCACCACGGGGTAACGCCCTGCGATATTCTGCTTGACCCGGTTCATCATGTCCGGATTGGCGGCAAGTCCGCCGGTGATTGCCATTACCCTGACATCTGCCCCGTCCGCAGTAAGCTTGAGCATGCCCCCGGCAATCTTTCTTGCCAGAAAGTTTTGAACCAGGTCTATTTTTTTGCGCTGTACAGGGGTAGCGCCCTGGCGCAGGAACCCGATCATAGCATAGAAATCATTGGTGCCCACAAGGGAGATAAGTCCGCCACGGCTGTTCAGAACCTGTTCAAGGTCCCGGATGGAGATATCCTTGGATTTTATGGCTTTGATGACCCGGTCGATATCTATGGCGCCACTTCTGCTTGTTGACGGCAGGCCGGAATAGGCATCTATGAGCATGGTGACCTGTCCCTGTCTGTGCGCGGCAAGGGAGGTGCCCCCGCCCAAATGGGCAGTGACGGCGTTCACATGTTCCGGTGTCTGATTCATCAAAGATGCCACGATTCGCCATGCAGCTTTGTGACTTAAATAATGTGCCCCGGCCCCGTTGCGCTTGATTCTTACAAATCCTGTAACCCGGTCCACCAGATCTAATTCGTCACAGACAAAGGGATCTGTGGTGGTCAAAAGCAGATCCTTTTGACTGCCTGCCATCTGGGCCAGTTCCATGCCCATGGGAATGCCCATATTGCTGGCATGGGACCGTAACGGTGCTTCCACAAGGTCCCTGACCATTTCAGGGCCCACCCGGTAGGTTCCAGATGGAATGGGCTTGAGAAATCCTCCCTGGCAGGCGATGCCGTCAAAGGATGCAAGCGCAATCCCTGCGCGTTCCAGATGGGCTGCCACAGCCTTTATTCTGCGGTCTATGCTGTCTTCCTCATCGGGAAGAACATGTATTTCAAAACCATGCACCTGTTCCAGCCCCTGGAATACAGCAATTCGGGTGGAGACAGTGCCCGGATTCAGTAAAAGAAATCGCATCTCTTCCCGTTGCGCTTCCTGGGCCAGGGATGGACCGAGAAGCCGTCGTATCGCCGGGGATTTTTCCTGGCCCGCACGTTCCATTTCCAGCATCAGGGTCAGGGCATTGCCCACAATGGTATTGATATCGGGGGAAGGAGGCGATTTAGTCAGGACCTCGATGATTGCTGAAAGATCGCTTTGTATTAGTCTGGCATCTGACGCATCCACGCCTTGTTTTATCTGTTCTGAAAGATCGGCCAGCCATAATTCACTTGCCACTGTCAGATCCCTTTCGAAGGCAGACATGGAAACATTTATTTTTCCGATTTCAGCCACGGCTTCAATTATTTTATTACGAAGTTTCGCGCTCACTTTTTAGGGTTCCCTTTATTTATCGTGAATTAATTTGCAGGTTTTCGCCTCTGGACGGACATGTCAGTCCAGGGTGGCTTCTCCGGCGGCAACGCGGCGCAAAACAGACCTGAATAGTTTTCCTGTGGGGGTCTTTGGCAGCTTATCCGTGATTATAATTTTTTCCGGTACGGCAAACCGTCCGATTTTATCAGTAATATAATCTTTTATCTGGTTAATACATTTTTGTTCATCCTGGATTGTTTTATGGGGTACCATGAATACCACAATTTCCTCTCCGGAATTGCCCTGGCCGCTGATAATAGCAGCCTCGTCAACCAGGGGATGGGAGGAAAGCACGCCCTCGATCAAGGATGCGCCCAAGCTTTGCCCTTTGACTTTAATGCTGTCATCAAGACGTCCCATGAACCAGAAAAAACCGTCTTTGTCGGACCTTACCCCGTCGTAAGTAAAAAAACAGCCAGGAAATTTTGATAAATAGGTCTTTTTAAAATGTTCGGTTGTGCCCTTCGTGGCCGTTGGCATGGCCGGCCATGACCGGGCAAAAATCAGGTTTCCACTGATGTTTGTTTTACAGGGTTCACCAAAATCGCTCATGATCAGGGGCTCCACCCCTAAAGCGCCAAATCCGAGGGCACCGGGACGGTTCAGTTCCGGGGTCGGATATGAATTAAGCAGTGCGGTACCACTTTTGTTCTGCACCCACAGATTTACCATCCGTTCCGGACCGTTTACCAGTATGCCGTCTGCATATTTAACCAGTCGGGGCGGAAGAGCATTCCCACAGCAGGCAATAACGGGAAACCGTTTGGCCGTGTTTAGCTGCTCCTGCCCCAGTTGTCCCCTAAGTTCTGAAATCAAATTGGGCCGGCACAACAGCGCCGGATTTGGCTGTTCATTGAGAATTTTTTCAATGGTATTCACCCGGATATCTTCATTAATGAGGATAATACCTGTGCCATTGGTCAAAGGTCCCCACAGGCCGTATGCTTGGGTCGGTGCTTTGCACATATCCAGGGTGTTGACAATCATCTTGGGTTTGTCCTGAACAAGGGCTTTGTTGAAAATATCGTCAAAGGAGGCGTGGGCCTGGACCAGAAATCCGCCGGTTGGAAAAACAGACCCCACATGTTTATCAGCCAGGCGATTTTCATAAATAGCAAACAGGGGGTGATCCGCCCGGGGACAGGCCGGCTCAAGTCCGGAAGGATCTGCCTGGGTCATGTATTCTTCAATTGTTTGCACCCCTTCAAACTTTTCATCTGAAATAAGAATGGTTAGGTCGTCAAGCAGGGCGCGGACTTTTAGGGCATGGTCCTTTTTTTCTTCGTAAGCGTTGCTGTTTGCCATGATTACAAGTTTTGCCCCTGATGCAATGACATCATCAGCCACAATGGAAGGGGGCAGATGGCAACCTATGGGCAGGTAGGTGATCCCAAGATAAGCGGCTGCCAGGGCGCTGATGATAAATTCAGGGCAGTTGGGCAGATTTAAGGCGATGCAATCCCCCGGGACAAGACCGGTCCGGTGGAAAGCCGCAGCAAGCATGAGCACTTTGTCTTTAAGCTCATTAAATGTCAGGGTGCCGGCATGGCCGGATTTTTGATAAAAGACCAGGGCTGGTGTCTCTCCCTTCCCTTTTTCAATTATTCTGTGGAGTGCGTTTTGCGCGGCATTGATCTGTCCGTCACAGAACCAGGATACCAGGGGCTTGGAAAAATCTTCCTTGAGCACACAGGAAAAAGCAGTCTGCCAATGCAGCCGTTTTGCCTGGGTCGCCCAGAATTGTTCACGATGGTCAAGCGTGTGCCTGTGCAGCTGGCGGAATGCGTCAATACGTGTGGGTAATTTTTGGTCAAGGTCGGTGCTTTCCATGGTTTTACTCCCTAATTAGGAATATTCAAGGGGGGGGCCCTTATTGTAATAACAACCACCATCATATCATGATTGCCATCATACAAGTTAGACTAAATACCATTAAAATGGGTGTCAACACAAAACCAAATAAATATTCAACATGAAGCATTGCTTAGGAAAATACAAATAGGGTAGGAATACCTTGGGTGAGCTTTATAAAATACGAACAATGACAAAACAACTATATGGAGGCTTTTGGGGGCAGTCTCTGTGACAGTAGTGTTGTCATTTCTGCCTGAGGTTCTCTCAACATTGAAATCTTTTGCCGGATGATTATTTTTTTGAATGTATCATTTAATATGCTGCCGCAGCCCATTTACCGGAGCTAAAAGTTGAAGGTGATCCTCTATTATTTCAAAAAGAATTTAAGAAAGATTGCTGCGGGCGTTTTCTGTATGATTGTGGTGGATTTGCTCCAGCTTGTGGTCCCCCAGATTGTCAGCAGGGCTGTTGACATTCTGGCCGATGCTCATTTTGACCGTCATGTGCTTTTCGTGCAATGCGCCGTCATTGTGGGGGCCGGACTTCTCATGGCCCTGCTTCGT encodes the following:
- a CDS encoding phosphate acyltransferase, coding for MSAKLRNKIIEAVAEIGKINVSMSAFERDLTVASELWLADLSEQIKQGVDASDARLIQSDLSAIIEVLTKSPPSPDINTIVGNALTLMLEMERAGQEKSPAIRRLLGPSLAQEAQREEMRFLLLNPGTVSTRIAVFQGLEQVHGFEIHVLPDEEDSIDRRIKAVAAHLERAGIALASFDGIACQGGFLKPIPSGTYRVGPEMVRDLVEAPLRSHASNMGIPMGMELAQMAGSQKDLLLTTTDPFVCDELDLVDRVTGFVRIKRNGAGAHYLSHKAAWRIVASLMNQTPEHVNAVTAHLGGGTSLAAHRQGQVTMLIDAYSGLPSTSRSGAIDIDRVIKAIKSKDISIRDLEQVLNSRGGLISLVGTNDFYAMIGFLRQGATPVQRKKIDLVQNFLARKIAGGMLKLTADGADVRVMAITGGLAANPDMMNRVKQNIAGRYPVVILPGYFEHEALAAGQIRGYYAPETLKDYETERDALAKKRHDEDVLIDTPVFKREIRFKKKGAPLTTLDDIIDAAYLTVEENYAPTIAIVGADNEEAIQAAKRANEEGRFRISKFVLLGDFQEISQMAYEYDLVIDNDNYTIIDTETPVEDAVSLLDQGKVDILMKGRIHTEDLLRGVFKYLKSSGQLQKGQVMSHTAIVDIPTRNKLLAFSDGALNTYPDEQKRMAILENALKVVHNLNIKVPKVAVISAVENVNRSVDSSMEAERIAAHFADRDDCIVEGPLSLDVAMDFAIAEEKHYTGRIRGNADVLILPDIDSGNILWKTLTTQSGAALAGVILCGDMPLILTSRGDSIRSKLASLSLAIKFYFDLKNETKVPSL
- a CDS encoding PilZ domain-containing protein yields the protein MTIPTIFVTQELTATFACESCGQSYTKDVAKFIMHKARVRLKYKCKCGHTSSVILERRRVFRKEVTLKGVLIQNQKNYPGVVTDLSRNGIQFKTQEKALIKVDHTAEVKFTLDNPNRSEIHRPIRVRKAFSEYSFGCEFEDTEHFDDLGKYFLFYF
- a CDS encoding AMP-binding protein, translating into MESTDLDQKLPTRIDAFRQLHRHTLDHREQFWATQAKRLHWQTAFSCVLKEDFSKPLVSWFCDGQINAAQNALHRIIEKGKGETPALVFYQKSGHAGTLTFNELKDKVLMLAAAFHRTGLVPGDCIALNLPNCPEFIISALAAAYLGITYLPIGCHLPPSIVADDVIASGAKLVIMANSNAYEEKKDHALKVRALLDDLTILISDEKFEGVQTIEEYMTQADPSGLEPACPRADHPLFAIYENRLADKHVGSVFPTGGFLVQAHASFDDIFNKALVQDKPKMIVNTLDMCKAPTQAYGLWGPLTNGTGIILINEDIRVNTIEKILNEQPNPALLCRPNLISELRGQLGQEQLNTAKRFPVIACCGNALPPRLVKYADGILVNGPERMVNLWVQNKSGTALLNSYPTPELNRPGALGFGALGVEPLIMSDFGEPCKTNISGNLIFARSWPAMPTATKGTTEHFKKTYLSKFPGCFFTYDGVRSDKDGFFWFMGRLDDSIKVKGQSLGASLIEGVLSSHPLVDEAAIISGQGNSGEEIVVFMVPHKTIQDEQKCINQIKDYITDKIGRFAVPEKIIITDKLPKTPTGKLFRSVLRRVAAGEATLD
- a CDS encoding universal stress protein; translation: MTLNKILVAFDGSENSFNAVEYVGNIMKNYPISLILILYVERLPDKDLYRDDETWVSQCKKNEIEMTEKLSLAKQTLIKQGVSADVVTYQYFASCKSPFHDTDICTTGRSIGMDILRIREEGNYDTVVIGRRGVTKAEEFLFGSVSTKVVQSAADCTVWVVN
- a CDS encoding serine/threonine protein kinase, translated to MTSDVKKLIHKYMPDSPMSRFGKIFTDTTEFMNIDYSDVIKLGNEHFLVLKNEQERRFGLVDPKYWVKRVKHLESGRTQILKLAFYETFPMHIGPFEIKCYRSPRKEDRILKLVKGDMRFMQGYSNDDIAGNNVRVLDIIRGKRLDVVVHDIPVDHKTYFYEYFPDILEKFIGACEAINFLHRHDEKHGDVRRDHLWVESETGAYRWIDFDYAFELYENPFGLDIFGLGSILVYLVGKANFTMQTLLELGTESSILNTLNSGDYSVVIGNRVVNVKKIYNYIPNSLNNILMHLSSSSSVFYESVDEMLVDMNKSLKEIRSL